The proteins below are encoded in one region of Leishmania mexicana MHOM/GT/2001/U1103 complete genome, chromosome 27:
- a CDS encoding putative amino acid permease: protein MSVNRNHNISHAPYSQSGQGRSIPDNMPEDPPEYGEDGLHILNDDYSEEHLADEVVVGPFDADGKTKGSKKLESSSLTDDGESAAKGSKQQSAYKDIAQQIIEAEQRSREDRVWRRRHTTNPFLRVLQVIMPYGGIFSSAFSIASSTIGGGIIGLPAAFQMSGMGMAIIYLIVVVIMAVYSFVLLAIVSHKTGLYNWEIIARRLMGRGWDYFVVFVMWVLCFGGDVSYIIALKSILTGFLKNSPTASEYIKSEPGYRLITSMLWVAVILPMCLPKEINSLRIVSTVAILFVVFFTVTCVIHSSRSLHARGMRDDLVTFQTGNTAINGLSGLMFAFIAQVNAPEISREMYKFSVHRVFLSALLGMSLCAALYFLTGLFGYLDFGPEVSDSILAMYNPLKDHLMAVSYIGMMLKICVGFALHLIPCRDCVYYMIGTEVSQVPWWKNAILCSLQAAAALVAGLFIPRITVVFGLLGGFCGGFVGFIFPSLFMMYSGGFSTARVGWGHFLGTYALLLTGVVAVVWGTSAAIHGAVVSSW, encoded by the coding sequence ATGTCCGTCAACAGAAACCACAACATCAGCCATGCGCCATATTCCCAGAGCGGGCAGGGCCGCTCCATTCCCGACAACATGCCAGAGGACCCGCCGGAGTACGGCGAGGACGGGCTGCACATCCTGAACGATGACTACAGCGAGGAGCACTTGGCGGATGAGGTAGTGGTGGGACCGTTCGACGCGGACGGCAAAACCAAGGGATCCAAGAAGCTGGagtcctcctcgctcactGATGACGGAGAGTCGGCAGCTAAAGGGAGCAAGCAGCAGTCGGCCTACAAGGATATCGCACAGCAGATCATTgaggcagagcagcgcagccgtgAGGACCGTGtgtggcgtcgccgccacaccACCAACCCTTtcctgcgcgtgctgcaggtgATCATGCCGTATGGTGGCATCTTTTCCTCAGCCTTCAGCATCGCCAGCTCCACGATCGGTGGCGGCATTATCGGACTCCCTGCAGCATTCCAGATGAGTGGGATGGGGATGGCAATTATCTACTTGATTGTGGTGGTAATCATGGCGGTCTACTCCTTTGTGCTGCTCGCCATTGTGTCGCACAAGACCGGGCTGTACAACTGGGAGATCATCGCGCGTCGCCTGATGGGCCGCGGCTGGGACTACTTCGTCGTCTTTGTCATGTGGGTGCTCTGCTTTGGCGGTGATGTCTCGTACATCATTGCCCTCAAGAGCATCCTCACCGGCTTCCTGAAGAACTCGCCAACTGCATCTGAATACATCAAGTCGGAACCGGGTTACCGCCTCATCACGTCGATGCTGTGGGTGGCCGTGATCCTGCCGATGTGCCTGCCGAAGGAAATTAACTCGCTGCGCATCGTCTCCACAGTGGCCAtcctcttcgtcgtcttCTTCACCGTCACCTGCGTCATTCACTCTTCTCGGAGCCTGCATGCACGTGGCATGCGAGACGACCTGGTGACTTTCCAAACCGGCAACACGGCTATCAACGGCTTGTCGGGCCTCATGTTTGCCTTCATTGCGCAGGTGAACGCGCCGGAGATCTCTCGTGAGATGTACAAGTTTTCTGTGCACCGGGTCTTCttgtcggcgctgctcggcatGTCGCTCTGCGCGGCTCTGTACTTCCTGACAGGTCTCTTCGGCTACCTCGACTTTGGTCCTGAGGTGAGTGACTCCATCCTGGCCATGTACAACCCCCTGAAGGACCATCTTATGGCCGTCTCGTACATTGGCATGATGCTCAAAATTTGCGTAGGCTTCGCTCTGCACCTGATCCCGTGCCGCGACTGCGTGTACTACATGATTGGCACCGAAGTATCCCAAGTGCCATGGTGGAAGAACGCCATATTGTGCTCCCTGcaagctgctgcggctctcGTCGCCGGCCTCTTCATCCCGCGCATCACCGTTGTCTTTGGTCTTCTGGGTGGCTTCTGCGGTGGCTTTGTCGGCTTCATCTTCCCCTCGCTGTTCATGATGTACTCGGGTGGCTTCTCGACCGCCCGCGTCGGTTGGGGCCACTTCCTCGGCACCtacgcactgctgctgacggGGGTGGTTGCCGTCGTCTGGGGCACTAGCGCCGCCATCCACGGCGCTGTCGTCTCTTCGTGGTAG
- a CDS encoding NADH-ubiquinone oxidoreductase 20 kDa subunit,mitochondrial precursor, with amino-acid sequence MLRFTRASFTGRAMISRGSPEWSHRLDLKKGKKTTLAHKLGTSKPNNALQYAQMTLHDLTEWVVAYSPWPLTFGLACCAVEMMHSYSSRYDLDRFGIVPRPSPRQAEIIIVSGTVTNKMAPLLRNIYVQMVNPKWVISMGSCANGGGYYHFSYAVLRGCERAIPVDFWIPGCPPSAESLVFCLHNLQKKIRWHEIQKYSVR; translated from the coding sequence ATGTTGCGCTTCACACGTGCCTCTTTCACTGGCCGCGCGATGATCTCGCGCGGTAGTCCTGAGTGGTCCCACCGCCTTGATCTCAAGAAGGGCAAGAAAACAACGCTGGCGCACAAGCTCGGCACAAGCAAGCCCAACAACGCCTTGCAGTACGCGCAAATGACGTTGCACGACTTGACAGAGTGGGTCGTGGCCTACTCGCCGTGGCCGCTAACCTTTGGTCttgcctgctgcgccgtggaGATGATGCACTCCTACTCGTCGCGCTACGACTTAGACCGATTTGGTATTGTGCCGCGTCCCTCGCCTCGTCAGGCGGAGATCATTATCGTCTCCGGCACCGTGACCAACAAgatggcaccgctgctgcgcaacaTCTACGTTCAGATGGTGAACCCAAAGTGGGTGATTTCGATGGGTAGCTGTGCCAACGGCGGTGGCTACTACCACTTCTCCTACGCCGTACTCCGCGGCTGCGAGCGGGCGATCCCGGTCGACTTCTGGATTCCTGGCTGCCCGCCGTCGGCCGAGAGCCTCGTATTTTGTCTGCACAACCTGCAGAAGAAGATCCGCTGGCACGAGATTCAAAAATACTCGGTGCGGTAA
- a CDS encoding putative reductase, whose protein sequence is MRFAVSCVAGAVGAWVWRRSSGQDAECYRGIHNALTFHNPKRKDRVFSQRYEPYQLGEIIPITADVALFRFLLHNSEDEFNLRPCSTLQACYKYGVQPKDQCQRFYTPVTANHTPGYFDLIVKRKKDGLMTNHLFGMHVGDTLLFRSVAFKIQYRPNRWKHVGMIGGGTGFTPFLQIIRHALTEPVNGEEVDRTKLSFLFCNRTERHILLGGVFDDLARRYPDRFRMFYTIDLAVDKDKWVEQENHFLGYVTTDMIRRSMPGPEEKSKIIMLCGPDPLLSHVAGTPMSTMSSMSGSLNIQPMATDINNLVSLGGLLKELGYDNTDVYRF, encoded by the coding sequence ATGCGCTTTGCTGTCTCGTGCGTGGCGGGTGCAGTGGGAGCGTgggtgtggcggcggtcTTCGGGCCAGGATGCAGAGTGCTATCGCGGCATTCATAACGCGCTCACATTCCACAATCCAAAACGCAAAGATCGGGTCTTCAGTCAGCGCTATGAACCGTACCAGCTTGGCGAGATCATCCCTATCACCGCTGACGTAGCCCTCTTCCGCTTTCTCTTACATAATAGCGAGGATGAGTTTAACTTGAGGCCCTGCTCGACACTGCAGGCGTGCTACAAGTACGGCGTGCAGCCGAAGGACCAGTGCCAACGCTTCTACACGCCTGTGACGGCAAACCACACACCGGGCTACTTCGACCTAATTGTAAAACGCAAGAAGGATGGTCTCATGACAAATCACCTGTTTGGCATGCATGTTGGTGACACGCTGCTCTTTCGTAGTGTCGCCTTCAAAATCCAATACCGTCCGAACCGATGGAAACACGTGGGCATGATcggcggtggcaccggcTTCACTCCATTTCTGCAGATCATTCGACACGCCTTGACAGAGCCAGTGaatggcgaggaggtggacagGACGAAGCTGTCCTTCCTGTTCTGCAACCGCACCGAGCGGCACATCCTCCTCGGTGGCGTCTTCGATGATCTTGCGAGGCGCTACCCGGATCGCTTCCGCATGTTCTACACGATCGACCTCGCCGTTGACAAGGACAAGTGGGTAGAGCAGGAAAACCACTTCTTGGGATACGTGACGACTGACATGATCCGCCGCAGCATGCCGGGGCCGGAGGAGAAGAGCAAGATTATCATGCTATGTGGGCCAGacccgctgctgtcgcacgTGGCCGGCACTCCGATGTCAACGATGTCCTCCATGTCGGGTAGCCTGAACATCCAGCCCATGGCAACCGACATCAACAATCTTGTCAGTCTCGGCGGCCTTCTCAAGGAACTCGGCTACGATAACACAGACGTGTATCGCTTCTAA